The genomic segment GGCGGCAGGTGAGATTCGGGCGGTAGGCGGTGGCGCCGTCCGGGGCCCATGGCGTGCCGGGCGCGACGGGAACGGCGTGGGCGCCGTCGGCATCCCGACAGTAGTTGCGCTGCTCGAAGACCCAACCTGCGGGCGCGGTCAGGCAGGCCCGCACGGCGTCGAATTCGTCCGGGGCGATCCACTCGTCGCAGTCCAGGACGAGGGCCCAGTCGCCGCGGGCCCGGCCGAGGGCCGCATTGCGCGCGGCGGCGAAGTCGTCACCCCATGCGATGGCGGTGACCCGCGCTCCGGCGGCGGCCGCCACGATCGGCGACTCGTCGCGTGAGCCGGTGTCCACGACGACGGCCTCGTCCCAGAGGGGCCGGTGGTGCGACAGCAGCCGCTGCAGTTGCGGCGCCTCGTCCCGGGCGATGACGACCAGGCTGAGGCGGGGTGGTCTGGGGCCTTTGGCGATGCGCTCGATGAGGCGACTCCCGGTCAGGGCCCGGCGGACTCGCCGCCGGCCCGGATGATGGTGCGCAGGCGGTCGGCGACCGCCCGCATCTCGTGCCATTGCGGACAGAGAGCGACCAGCCGCTCGGCGGCGCCGAGCGCGTCGCCGAGGTGCCGGCGATGGCTGTGCACGCGCACAGCTTCCTGCAGCAGGCGCGGGTCGTCGCCGCCGCCGTGGGCCGCCGCGTCCCGCAGGAGGCTTTCCGCCCGCTCCCAGTCCTCGTCGTCGGCGGCGCCGCGCACGGCCGCGAGGTGGGCGGGCAGGAAAGCCGGATCCCGCCGCAGGGCTTCCCGCAGCAAATCCCTTGCCGCTTCCGCCGCGCCGGACTCGCGCCGCAGCCGGGCCAGCAGCACCAGGCCGCGCACGACCGGCCGGCGGCCCCCCGACTCGGCAGCCAGGGATTCGAGCACCGGCAGCGCCCGCGGCGCCTCGCCGTCCTCGATCAGCACCGTCGCCCACTCGAGACGGGCGGCCGCATCGTCCGGATCATCGGCCAGCTTCAGGGCGACCAGGCGGCGATAGCGTTCGCGCCGGGCGGCGTTGGCCTCCGCCCCACCCGCGAAGCCGTAGTGATGGACCGGCACGTCCAGCGGCCGCAGGGCCAGGCCGGCGCGCTCGACGGCCGGCAACACCGACTCGTGCACCCGCCCGCTGAAGCGCAGGTCCGCGCGAAGCGGAAACAGCCCCACCCGGCGGGCGACGAAGTAACCCGCCTGGCCGGCCTCTTCCGCGGGGTACCGTCCGGAAACCGGGCGCCATTCCAGATGCTCGCGGCCGCAGTAGTTCCACGTCTCCTGCAGCCAGGCCGCCGCGCCCGTCTCCGTCGCGGCCCGCACGGCGGCGAAGTCCCGCGCGGCGATCCGTTCGTCCGCATCGAGGAACAGCACCCAGTCGGTCCCCAGGGCGTCGAGCCCCGCATTGCGCGCGGCGGCGAAATCGTCGCGCCAGGGATGTTCCACCACCGCCGCGCCGGCCTGCCGGGCTACGGCGGCGGTGCCGTCGACCGAGCCCGTGTCCACCACGAGCACCGCGTCGGCCAGGCCGCGATGGTGGTCCAGCAGGGGCCCGAGTCGCTCCGCCTCGTCCCGCACGATCAGGGTCAGGCCCAGGCTCATACCGAATCGAACCCCCACACGGCCAGAGTCAGGGCGCCCGCCACGGGTTGGCCCTCGTCGTCGACGCCGCCCAGCACGGCCACCGGATCGCCCATGTCGCGCGGCGCTCCCGCGCCCGCGGCCTGCAGGTACCGCCCCAGGCCGTCCGGCGCCAGGATCGCCCAGCAGCCCGAAGGGACCGTGCCCCACCCCGCCCCGCAGCGACCGAGGGGCTGAAGGATCTGCTCCGCCCCGGGCGGCACGAGCACATGCTGCGCCCAGCCCCGCGCCCGGGCCGCCGCCAGGAGCGGCACCACCAGACCCACCGGCCCCGACCATTCCGTGACGTAGCCGGGGAAGTCGGCGCCCTTGCCGCAGAAGACGGCGGCGACCGCGCCGCCCCCCTCGCCGGCGGCGACCAGGCCGCGGGTGCCCGGCATGGTGTACAGCGTCGCCGCGTCGCCCGGCGCGCGGATCGTCCGCAGGGAGTGGCGGTCGTACAGCGCGGCCACCGCGTCGGCATCGCCGGGCGCGAACGGCCGGGCGACGAAGCCGGCGGGCAGTTCGGTGGGCAGGTCGGCCTCGGCCAGGTCGACGTGCCGTTCCCAGCCGGCGGGAGCGAATCCCCGTCCGGCATAAATTTCCGGTCGGTCGGTCCAGAGCACCGCGAGCGGCACATTTTTCCCCCGCAAGCGCGTCAGCAGGGCGTTCTGCAGGGCCGTGCTCACGCCGCGACCCCGGTATTCCGGATGCGTCACCACCGAGCCGACGCCCGCTACGGGCACCTTCCCGGAAGTCGTTGAGTATTCCCTTATTAGGCAGGCGATGCCGCCGGCCAGACGGCCGTCGGGTGCGGTCGCGGCGAGGGTCCAGGCCGCGTTGGCGGGGCTGAGGATGAGGGGGAAATCGTCCCACGCATGGGTTTTTGCACGGTCTGGCCTGATCTCTGCATCGACGAGGTCGAGAAACTCGGCGTGGCGTTCCGGGGTGATCGTGGCAATGTGCATGGTCGCTCCGCGGGTGGTCGAACGGCTGACCGGACTGTACGGCGCGACCGGGACGATGGGCAAGTTGCAAAATCTTGGGCACGACCGCGCCCCCGCGTCCGGGCAGGATACCGGTTCCCGGGACGGTCAGGTCACGGAGGAAACACGATGGGTCTTCGCGTCAATACCAACGTCGCTTCGCTGAACGCGCAGCGGCACCTGTACAACACGACCACGCGCTTCGGCAAGTCCATGGAGCGTCTGAGTTCCGGTCTGCGGATCAACCGCTCCGGCGACGACGCGGCCGGTCTGGCCATCAGCGAGAGCCTCAAGTCCGACATCCGCGCGCTGCAGCAGGCCAGCCGCAACGCGGCCGACGGCATCTCCCTCGTGCAGACGGCCGAAGGGTCGCTCGACGAGGTCAACAACATCCTGCTGCGTCTGCGGGAACTGGCCGAGCAGTCGGCCACGGAAACCCTCGGCGAGGAGGAGCGCACCTACCTGGACGCCGAGTTCCAGGAGCTGCTCGACGAGATCAACCGCATCAGCGCCACGGCCGAGTTCAA from the bacterium genome contains:
- a CDS encoding glycosyltransferase, translated to MSLGLTLIVRDEAERLGPLLDHHRGLADAVLVVDTGSVDGTAAVARQAGAAVVEHPWRDDFAAARNAGLDALGTDWVLFLDADERIAARDFAAVRAATETGAAAWLQETWNYCGREHLEWRPVSGRYPAEEAGQAGYFVARRVGLFPLRADLRFSGRVHESVLPAVERAGLALRPLDVPVHHYGFAGGAEANAARRERYRRLVALKLADDPDDAAARLEWATVLIEDGEAPRALPVLESLAAESGGRRPVVRGLVLLARLRRESGAAEAARDLLREALRRDPAFLPAHLAAVRGAADDEDWERAESLLRDAAAHGGGDDPRLLQEAVRVHSHRRHLGDALGAAERLVALCPQWHEMRAVADRLRTIIRAGGESAGP
- a CDS encoding GNAT family N-acetyltransferase, yielding MHIATITPERHAEFLDLVDAEIRPDRAKTHAWDDFPLILSPANAAWTLAATAPDGRLAGGIACLIREYSTTSGKVPVAGVGSVVTHPEYRGRGVSTALQNALLTRLRGKNVPLAVLWTDRPEIYAGRGFAPAGWERHVDLAEADLPTELPAGFVARPFAPGDADAVAALYDRHSLRTIRAPGDAATLYTMPGTRGLVAAGEGGGAVAAVFCGKGADFPGYVTEWSGPVGLVVPLLAAARARGWAQHVLVPPGAEQILQPLGRCGAGWGTVPSGCWAILAPDGLGRYLQAAGAGAPRDMGDPVAVLGGVDDEGQPVAGALTLAVWGFDSV